Proteins encoded together in one Megalopta genalis isolate 19385.01 unplaced genomic scaffold, iyMegGena1_principal scaffold0053, whole genome shotgun sequence window:
- the LOC143261507 gene encoding uncharacterized protein LOC143261507: MAVQAMPAGKLETKMAESSAISPKDFHLEDAGAEKDRLKKQASFCVEIRPGAQNGQQVSQDGSQMKMQGLSVVQQSQVAPQMQSYSFQQAPQPVQSLGVFQAPQAYVVPQQSFVVPQQVVPQQVVPQQMMHQQVVPSVQTLQIIQPSQPCPQESKVQIVERRVEVPAPTPVPEVVTVKPQPQPERIVEPQTQVIETIKLVPVPPVCKDKLVVVPSKPMVVVPEPTIVKVPHCTHQSEGMTCNYNQQAIRAAAVGPVDHMHHMHMRAHTHPMHLGKMMTDFRFLKDPKA; the protein is encoded by the exons ATGGCAGTGCAAGCAATGCCAGCTGGCAAACTGGAGACCAAGATGGCCGAATCCTCGGCGATCAGTCCCAAGGATTTCCATTTGGAGGATGCGGGTGCTGAGAAGGACAGGCTGAAGAAGCAGGCGTCCTTCTGCGTGGAGATCCGTCCAGGTGCTCAAAATGGACAGCAGGTGTCTCAGGATGGGTCGCAGATGAAAATGCAGGGCCTGAGCGTGGTGCAACAATCGCAGGTGGCGCCACAGATGCAGAGTTACAGCTTCCAGCAGGCCCCGCAGCCTGTGCAGTCTCTGGGAGTCTTCCAGGCTCCTCAG GCATACGTGGTGCCCCAGCAGTCGTTCGTGGTTCCCCAGCAGGTGGTGCCCCAACAGGTGGTTCCCCAGCAGATGATGCACCAGCAGGTGGTCCCTTCGGTGCAGACTCTGCAGATCATCCAGCCATCTCAACCTTGCCCTCAGGAGTCGAAGGTGCAGATCGTAGAAAGGAGAGTCGAGGTCCCAGCACCGACTCCAGTCCCCGAAGTGGTCACTGTAAAGCCCCAGCCCCAGCCCGAGAGGATCGTGGAACCGCAGACTCAGGTGATCGAGACCATTAAGCTGGTCCCAGTGCCCCCAGTTTGCAAGGATAAACTGGTTGTCGTGCCCTCCAAGCCCATGGTGGTCGTTCCTGAGCCAACTATCGTCAAGGTGCCTCATTGCACTCATCAAAGCGAAGGGATGACCTGCAACTACAATCAACAGGCGATAAGGGCTGCCGCCGTAGGACCTGTTGATCACATGCATCACATGCACATGAGGGCTCATACTCATCCCATGCACCTTGGCAAGATGATGACTGACTTTCGTTTCCTCAAGGACCCAAAAGCTTAG